In a genomic window of Candidatus Chazhemtobacterium aquaticus:
- a CDS encoding 6-pyruvoyl-tetrahydropterin synthase-related protein, producing the protein MKTKNNWLLFLLLTILFTLPAVFSLLYHPFFTFHDETQIVNMHQFFKTLDLGQFPPRWGLDFHFNYGSPFPAFYYQLPYFLGYPFHLAGFSLVATFKILLILGFFVAALGVYFLGLQLTTPFLSLVAAVIYTYTPYRAVASFVRGSLGESFALALFPWVFLFTLRLFQKPNLKRAVLAGLSWSALILTHQLATVFFIPLLLGLSLFLLISNRRLFFPLITTNLIALSTSAFYLLPLLVDRSLIKPSSPFNFYDHFPFLKQLIYSPWGYRASVWGIDDGLSFQLGLVPLLILVFVYILTMLKIRRYQDKLNRNIFLYLLLAFPATIALMNIRTSFFWDVFPFTQLVQFPWRLLMITTFLVPVIFLLTTPLIPKKLFLPLGLFLLVASPLSTIRFFQPGEIYDRDDNYYLHRYLPNQAQGDEYEVSSAYLEHTEDYVSLPLTATRPTSLPDQLLTAKDPDTRINILDDNPFHTRFQVYPSNQDTLTLHRFAYPNWHVYLDDQSVKYNVDDLGLITFDVPSGSHFVTLKFEKTPLQQLSDLVTLVGLSVSFLLLFLPVSKKQTKSRTKS; encoded by the coding sequence ATGAAAACAAAAAATAACTGGCTGCTGTTTCTTCTCCTCACTATTCTCTTTACTCTGCCTGCCGTCTTTTCTCTTCTCTATCACCCCTTTTTCACCTTTCACGACGAGACACAGATCGTTAACATGCACCAGTTTTTCAAGACTTTAGATTTAGGTCAGTTTCCGCCTCGTTGGGGTTTAGATTTCCACTTCAACTACGGCTCACCCTTTCCCGCTTTTTACTACCAGCTCCCATATTTCTTAGGCTACCCCTTCCATCTGGCTGGTTTCTCTTTGGTTGCTACCTTCAAGATACTTTTAATCCTCGGCTTCTTTGTTGCTGCCTTGGGTGTCTATTTCTTGGGTCTCCAGCTCACCACTCCTTTCTTAAGCCTGGTCGCCGCCGTCATCTATACATATACCCCCTACCGGGCAGTCGCCAGTTTTGTCAGAGGTTCACTAGGGGAGTCGTTTGCCCTAGCTCTCTTCCCCTGGGTCTTTTTGTTTACTTTAAGACTTTTCCAAAAACCCAACTTAAAACGAGCTGTCCTAGCCGGTCTCTCTTGGTCTGCCTTGATTCTGACTCATCAGCTGGCTACCGTCTTCTTCATTCCTCTCCTACTTGGTTTAAGTTTGTTTCTCTTGATCTCCAACCGTCGCCTCTTCTTCCCACTTATCACCACCAATCTGATTGCTCTCTCCACCTCTGCCTTTTATCTCCTCCCCCTGCTGGTTGATCGTTCTCTTATCAAACCATCCAGTCCCTTTAACTTCTATGATCACTTTCCATTTCTAAAGCAGCTCATCTACTCTCCCTGGGGCTACCGTGCCTCGGTTTGGGGCATTGATGATGGTCTTTCATTCCAGCTTGGTTTAGTTCCTCTCCTCATCCTTGTCTTTGTATATATCCTCACCATGTTAAAAATTAGGCGATACCAAGACAAACTCAATCGCAATATTTTCCTCTATCTGCTTTTAGCCTTCCCTGCCACTATTGCCTTAATGAACATCCGCACCTCTTTTTTCTGGGATGTCTTTCCCTTCACTCAGTTAGTTCAGTTCCCTTGGCGTTTGTTAATGATTACCACCTTCTTGGTCCCAGTCATCTTTCTTTTGACGACTCCTTTAATTCCCAAAAAACTATTCCTACCTCTAGGCCTATTCTTGCTAGTAGCCTCTCCTCTCTCCACCATTCGCTTTTTCCAACCCGGAGAGATCTATGATCGGGATGACAACTACTATCTCCACCGCTATCTTCCCAACCAAGCCCAAGGAGATGAGTATGAGGTCTCCTCGGCATACCTTGAACATACCGAGGATTACGTCTCCCTGCCTCTTACCGCCACCAGACCGACCAGTCTACCTGATCAGCTCTTAACCGCCAAGGATCCAGATACTCGCATTAACATCCTTGATGACAATCCTTTCCACACCCGCTTCCAGGTCTATCCCTCCAATCAAGATACCTTAACCCTTCATCGTTTCGCCTATCCCAACTGGCACGTATATCTAGATGACCAATCAGTTAAGTACAATGTAGACGACCTTGGTCTCATCACTTTTGATGTTCCTTCTGGTTCTCACTTTGTCACTCTCAAGTTTGAAAAAACTCCTCTTCAGCAGTTATCTGATCTAGTTACCCTTGTTGGTCTGTCTGTCTCCTTTCTTCTCCTCTTTCTACCTGTGTCCAAGAAACAAACAAAATCAAGAACTAAGTCTTAA
- a CDS encoding disulfide oxidoreductase, with amino-acid sequence MLIEEVTETLTQGTILVDVLLIVGWLGWLLRRKGVKIGGAELVYRWIEENGLILAWLMAVIATTGSLFFSEVAKYDPCVLCWYQRILMYPLVLILGLAILKKDKNILPYMLVMSLMGLIIALYHYYVQVSGVEIVPCSVSGYSASCTQQFVLRYGYVTIVSMSATAFALISSIGMVMVGKRQNERI; translated from the coding sequence ATGTTGATTGAAGAAGTAACCGAAACGCTAACTCAAGGAACAATTTTGGTGGACGTATTGTTAATAGTGGGTTGGTTGGGTTGGTTACTTAGAAGAAAAGGGGTCAAGATTGGTGGGGCAGAACTAGTGTATCGGTGGATCGAAGAAAATGGATTGATACTGGCTTGGTTGATGGCAGTAATAGCGACGACGGGAAGTCTGTTTTTCTCAGAGGTGGCGAAATATGATCCATGCGTCTTGTGCTGGTATCAGCGAATATTAATGTACCCATTGGTTTTGATTTTGGGTCTAGCAATCCTTAAAAAAGATAAGAACATCTTGCCCTACATGCTGGTAATGAGTCTGATGGGTTTGATCATTGCTTTGTACCACTACTATGTTCAGGTGTCCGGAGTGGAGATAGTGCCGTGTTCTGTTTCGGGCTACTCGGCTTCGTGTACACAACAGTTTGTATTACGCTACGGATATGTAACCATTGTGAGTATGTCAGCAACTGCCTTTGCTCTAATCAGTAGTATCGGAATGGTGATGGTGGGGAAGAGGCAAAACGAGAGAATTTGA
- a CDS encoding oligosaccharide flippase family protein, with protein sequence MSESQPVELDPGTPEIDLHQVKTRSISGVLALTSRTFLVQVISFIATFFLTVFLSPQDYGTFFLVSAVVNFLTYFSDIGLAAALIQKKDKLTRQDLTTTFTIQQFLVLLLLFLLFANTGFIRSQYQLSSAAIYLMWALGLSLFLSSLKTIPSILLERDLQFNKLVIPQILENLVFNLSAVYFAWKGWGINTFTFAVLARGFTGLIAIYIISPWKPGLGLNRHSLKKLLNFGLPYQANTFLAVIKDDGMTLFLGKLIGQTGLGYIGWASRWANMPLRFFMDNITKVAFPAYARVQHDPQVLKKGIEKTIFYLALVSFPAFVGMAVLALPLVNTIPRYQKWLPALIPLYLYLFNAAWATISTPLTNALNAIGKIKITFKLMIMWTVLTWALMPYLAVKLGFVGVSLAAAIIATSSIIVMYVIYRLVKVNFIQSLLAPTLASFFMGSALLVITPYLTSLPRIIVTIFAGAFIYFVSLYLLQGKQLFLDLKNLIKPNR encoded by the coding sequence ATGTCCGAAAGCCAACCAGTGGAGCTTGACCCCGGCACACCCGAAATCGATCTCCATCAGGTCAAGACCCGTTCTATCTCCGGTGTTCTCGCTCTCACCTCCAGAACTTTCTTAGTTCAGGTCATTTCTTTTATAGCCACTTTCTTTCTTACAGTCTTTCTCTCGCCCCAAGACTACGGCACTTTTTTCCTAGTCTCCGCTGTTGTCAACTTTCTTACCTACTTCTCTGACATTGGTCTGGCTGCTGCCTTAATTCAAAAAAAGGACAAACTCACTCGTCAAGATTTAACCACCACCTTCACCATCCAGCAGTTCTTGGTTCTCTTACTTCTCTTTCTTCTTTTTGCCAACACCGGGTTTATTAGATCTCAATACCAGCTCTCCTCAGCCGCTATTTATCTCATGTGGGCCTTAGGCCTGTCTCTCTTTCTCTCCTCCCTTAAAACCATCCCCTCCATTCTCCTAGAACGCGATCTTCAATTTAACAAACTGGTTATACCTCAGATTTTAGAGAACCTTGTTTTTAATCTCTCCGCCGTTTATTTCGCCTGGAAAGGCTGGGGGATCAACACCTTCACTTTTGCCGTTCTAGCTCGTGGATTTACTGGCCTTATCGCCATTTACATTATCTCTCCCTGGAAACCGGGCTTAGGTCTAAATCGTCACTCTCTTAAAAAACTACTCAACTTCGGCCTTCCCTACCAAGCCAACACTTTCCTGGCAGTCATCAAGGATGATGGTATGACACTTTTCTTAGGCAAACTGATTGGTCAAACTGGTTTGGGTTACATCGGCTGGGCCTCTCGCTGGGCCAACATGCCCCTACGCTTCTTCATGGACAACATCACCAAGGTCGCTTTCCCCGCTTATGCCAGGGTTCAACATGACCCCCAGGTGCTTAAAAAAGGTATAGAGAAAACTATCTTCTATCTCGCCCTGGTTTCCTTCCCTGCCTTTGTTGGCATGGCCGTTTTAGCTCTTCCTTTAGTCAACACCATTCCCCGCTATCAAAAATGGCTACCTGCCTTAATCCCTCTCTATCTCTATCTCTTTAATGCCGCCTGGGCTACTATCTCCACCCCTTTAACCAATGCCCTTAATGCCATTGGCAAAATCAAAATCACCTTTAAATTAATGATCATGTGGACAGTTCTCACCTGGGCCCTCATGCCTTACCTAGCTGTTAAGTTAGGTTTCGTTGGTGTCTCTCTGGCTGCCGCCATTATCGCCACTAGCTCCATCATCGTCATGTATGTCATCTATCGCTTGGTCAAAGTCAACTTTATCCAATCCTTGCTTGCTCCCACCTTGGCTAGTTTCTTCATGGGCTCAGCCCTGCTTGTGATCACTCCATACCTCACCTCCCTGCCTCGCATCATTGTCACTATCTTTGCTGGAGCCTTCATTTACTTCGTCTCCCTCTACCTTCTTCAGGGTAAGCAACTCTTTCTTGATCTCAAGAATCTTATTAAACCCAACCGATGA
- a CDS encoding glycosyltransferase family 2 protein, whose amino-acid sequence MKISAVVNTLNEESNIADCLESLNWVDEIVVVDMESDDKTKDIAYRYTKHVYNHKRVGYVEPARNFALSKTTGDWILVLDADERVPHPLAAKLIEIAEANQTNFVRIPRQNIIFNKWIEHSRWWPDHNIRFFKRNRVEWQNEIHSIPVTHGEGLTLDPKKELSITHFHYTSIDQYLTRLHRYTDIQSKALIEQGYKLDWPDLVTKPIAEFLSRFFAGQGYLDGLHGLALATLQAFSEFIVYLKVWQVQGFKTHAGQQFMDQFESLTNAKRKEFSFWMITTHLERTQGWFKRLLLKIRRKLLFVN is encoded by the coding sequence ATGAAAATCTCTGCCGTAGTCAACACCCTCAACGAAGAATCAAACATTGCCGATTGTCTAGAGTCTCTAAACTGGGTCGATGAAATCGTCGTTGTTGATATGGAATCAGACGACAAGACCAAGGACATTGCCTATCGCTACACCAAACATGTTTACAACCACAAACGAGTCGGTTACGTCGAGCCAGCCCGCAACTTTGCCTTAAGCAAGACTACTGGTGACTGGATTCTGGTTCTTGATGCTGATGAGCGAGTACCCCATCCATTAGCAGCCAAGCTAATCGAGATTGCCGAAGCCAACCAGACCAACTTTGTCCGCATTCCCCGTCAGAACATCATTTTTAACAAATGGATCGAACACTCCCGCTGGTGGCCTGACCACAATATCCGCTTCTTTAAGCGAAACCGGGTCGAGTGGCAAAACGAGATTCACTCCATTCCCGTCACCCACGGTGAGGGCCTTACTTTAGATCCCAAGAAAGAATTAAGTATCACCCACTTCCACTACACCAGCATTGATCAATATCTAACTCGTCTTCACCGCTACACCGATATCCAGTCCAAAGCCTTGATCGAACAAGGCTACAAACTAGACTGGCCCGATCTGGTTACCAAGCCCATCGCTGAGTTTCTCTCCCGTTTCTTCGCTGGCCAAGGTTACCTGGATGGTCTTCACGGGCTGGCTCTTGCCACTCTTCAGGCGTTCTCCGAGTTCATCGTTTACCTTAAGGTCTGGCAAGTTCAGGGTTTCAAGACCCACGCCGGCCAGCAGTTCATGGATCAATTTGAGTCCCTAACCAACGCTAAGCGCAAAGAGTTTTCCTTCTGGATGATCACCACTCACCTGGAGCGTACTCAAGGCTGGTTCAAGCGCCTTCTCCTAAAAATCAGGCGCAAATTACTTTTTGTTAACTAA
- a CDS encoding glycosyltransferase family 2 protein, which produces MRLAVVILNYNTPGDTIACLKTLKQAKIPKGLYVETTLVDNASTDDSVDLIKSKFPEVRLIENITNQGFAGGNNVGIKAALEENPTHILLLNPDTLIDQNFFVSILNSAITNPKVGIVTPLIYFAKGYEFHQKYAKNELGRVVWSAGGRIDWANVYGTNAHVDEVDQGQFEKIEDTDFATGACMLIRRQVIDQIGLLNQNYFLYLEDLEFSQRAKRAGWRIVFDPSIKLWHKVSQSSGIGSSLNDYFITRNRLLFGLRYAPLRTKLALLREAIRFLIFGRPAQKTAVADFFTFKLGRGSFLGRQT; this is translated from the coding sequence ATGCGTCTTGCTGTCGTCATCCTCAACTACAACACCCCAGGTGACACCATCGCCTGTCTTAAAACCTTAAAACAAGCCAAGATTCCTAAAGGCTTATATGTCGAGACCACTCTAGTCGACAATGCCTCCACCGACGACTCGGTTGACCTGATCAAATCAAAATTCCCCGAGGTTCGCTTAATCGAAAACATCACCAATCAAGGTTTTGCTGGTGGCAACAATGTTGGCATCAAAGCCGCCCTGGAAGAAAATCCCACCCATATTCTTCTTCTTAATCCCGACACCCTGATTGACCAGAATTTCTTTGTCAGCATCCTCAACTCAGCCATTACCAATCCCAAGGTGGGTATTGTTACTCCCCTTATATACTTCGCCAAAGGTTACGAGTTTCACCAAAAATATGCCAAGAACGAGTTAGGCAGGGTTGTCTGGTCGGCTGGTGGCCGGATCGATTGGGCTAATGTCTATGGCACCAATGCTCATGTCGACGAGGTTGACCAAGGACAGTTCGAAAAAATCGAGGATACCGACTTTGCCACTGGTGCCTGCATGCTTATCCGCCGCCAGGTCATCGATCAAATCGGACTGCTCAACCAAAACTACTTCCTCTATCTTGAAGACTTAGAGTTTTCTCAACGAGCCAAGCGGGCCGGTTGGCGTATTGTTTTTGACCCCAGTATCAAGCTCTGGCACAAGGTTTCTCAGTCCTCTGGTATTGGTTCATCCTTAAATGATTACTTCATTACTAGAAACCGTCTCCTCTTCGGTCTTCGCTATGCCCCGCTTCGCACCAAGCTGGCTTTACTAAGAGAGGCTATCCGTTTCCTTATCTTTGGCCGTCCGGCTCAAAAAACCGCCGTTGCTGATTTCTTTACCTTTAAATTAGGCAGGGGTAGCTTCCTTGGCCGTCAAACATAA
- a CDS encoding glycosyltransferase family 2 protein, with the protein MPTLSVIIITGSKAHEILPTLKIAKKFADEIILVDTGATDNTVKLAKPYYTKLVKTSGTDFSAWRNLGAKYAHGDWLLYLDTDERVPKALAGEILATIKEPIHDAYTIPRHEILLGKHLKHWPHPRVLRLIKKASLKRWRGKLHEQPELIGTVGDLKNFMLHLTHKNLDENINKTLEWSRLEAQMLYSSNHPPMKGWRFWRILLTEFYQRFFKQGLRKDGVEGNLEVLYQMFSRFITYARLWELQRQPSLEKSYKNIDQKILDEWRQ; encoded by the coding sequence ATGCCCACACTATCAGTCATCATCATCACCGGTAGCAAAGCCCACGAGATTCTGCCTACCTTAAAGATTGCCAAGAAATTTGCCGACGAGATTATCCTGGTTGATACTGGGGCTACTGACAACACCGTCAAACTAGCCAAGCCTTACTACACCAAGCTAGTCAAGACCTCTGGTACTGACTTTTCCGCCTGGCGCAACCTAGGTGCCAAGTATGCCCATGGTGACTGGCTTTTATATCTTGATACCGATGAACGAGTTCCCAAAGCACTAGCTGGTGAGATCCTAGCCACCATCAAAGAGCCGATCCATGATGCCTACACCATTCCCCGTCACGAAATTTTATTAGGCAAACATCTTAAGCACTGGCCCCATCCCCGAGTTTTGCGGCTAATCAAAAAAGCCTCTCTTAAACGTTGGCGTGGCAAACTCCACGAACAACCCGAGCTTATCGGTACCGTCGGTGACTTAAAAAATTTCATGCTGCACCTAACCCACAAAAATCTTGATGAAAACATTAACAAGACCCTAGAGTGGTCTCGTCTTGAGGCTCAGATGTTATATAGCTCCAACCATCCTCCCATGAAAGGCTGGCGTTTCTGGCGCATTCTCTTAACCGAGTTCTACCAACGCTTTTTCAAACAAGGTTTGCGCAAAGACGGAGTCGAGGGTAACCTAGAAGTTCTCTATCAGATGTTTTCCCGATTTATAACCTACGCCCGACTCTGGGAGTTACAGCGTCAACCCTCGTTAGAGAAAAGCTACAAAAATATTGATCAAAAAATACTCGATGAATGGAGGCAATAG
- a CDS encoding glycosyltransferase family 4 protein, with protein sequence MLDSQPKTAVIFDPYLDTLGGGERYTLTVAQTLLNQGYQVILAWRDQATLKQATTRFGLPLEGLELSAEYYNLFSQKKSLLSRHRALKDIDLVFIVSDGSVPILFGKKTLLHYQVPFTSINRSVWLNRLKLLSINHIVVNSTFTKSVIDRTLHTTKSIVLYPPIDTSSFTPGKKQPIILNVGRFTSPSHSKRQDVLISAFKQLVDGGLSDWKLILAGGQTGSDTQLKAFMTQAKGYPIEFEVNPEFDHLRRLYAHSSIFWHSAGFEVDEVLNPEAVEHFGMSTVEAMAAGCVPVVINKGGQPEIVTPETGFLWNTIDELVTQTRRLIGEPEKILELSQNAQRRALDFNTDRFQTTLMSLV encoded by the coding sequence ATGCTAGATTCTCAACCCAAAACCGCCGTCATCTTTGATCCCTACCTTGATACCCTAGGTGGGGGAGAGCGTTACACTCTCACTGTTGCCCAGACATTACTAAACCAAGGCTATCAAGTCATCCTAGCCTGGCGTGATCAGGCCACCCTAAAACAAGCCACCACTCGTTTCGGTCTGCCTCTTGAAGGGCTAGAGTTAAGCGCCGAGTACTACAATCTCTTTTCTCAGAAAAAATCGCTTCTGTCTCGTCATCGTGCCCTCAAGGACATTGATCTGGTTTTCATTGTCAGCGACGGCAGCGTTCCCATTCTTTTTGGTAAAAAGACCCTCCTTCATTACCAGGTTCCCTTCACCTCCATCAACCGATCTGTCTGGCTTAACCGTCTCAAACTATTAAGTATCAACCATATTGTCGTTAACTCTACCTTTACCAAGTCAGTCATTGACCGCACCCTACACACTACCAAGAGCATCGTCCTTTATCCTCCCATTGACACCTCTTCCTTTACTCCAGGCAAAAAACAACCCATCATCTTAAACGTTGGTCGCTTTACTTCTCCCTCTCACTCCAAGCGTCAGGATGTCTTAATTTCAGCCTTCAAGCAGTTGGTTGATGGGGGTCTATCTGATTGGAAACTGATTCTAGCTGGTGGCCAAACCGGCTCGGACACTCAGCTTAAAGCTTTTATGACTCAGGCCAAAGGTTACCCCATTGAGTTTGAGGTTAATCCTGAGTTTGATCATTTACGTCGGCTTTATGCTCACTCCAGCATCTTCTGGCACTCCGCTGGTTTTGAAGTGGATGAGGTCTTAAATCCGGAAGCCGTCGAGCATTTTGGCATGTCTACCGTAGAGGCCATGGCTGCCGGTTGTGTCCCTGTGGTTATCAACAAAGGGGGACAACCCGAGATTGTTACTCCAGAAACCGGTTTCTTATGGAATACCATTGATGAGTTGGTTACACAGACTAGGCGGTTAATAGGGGAGCCTGAGAAAATACTTGAGTTATCTCAAAATGCCCAGAGACGAGCTTTAGATTTTAATACAGATCGATTCCAGACTACTTTGATGAGTTTGGTTTAG
- a CDS encoding YfhO family protein — MVKAALRKWWVFGLFAVLLSVFFYKVWLKDLVPFPGDLLVGAYYPWLEYKWGYEVGVPIKNQLISDVFSQVYIWKDLAFESFKNGQWPLWNPYVYSGYPLLASFSGGVLYPLNMLLLLGVDGWSMMVIMQVLGSLAGMYWFLRLRKLERISAVIGAVAYAFSAAMIIRLEWNTAGQVMWWLAVNMALIEYYFEKSKRAAVLIPPVIFMLITAGHFQTMFYGLVLILGYTIFKWIGKERKSGVALIVAMGLGLLISSLQILPTMVMMSKSVRMAESAIARDNYGLLPWGNLITLWAPDFFGNPTTINYWGVINYNETIFYPSLIGLVALLWGLFNWRKIRKENRFFLIVACVAVFMAFDNPLGRLVYDLKVPFLSTGYAARVLVILVFACSVLIGAWLEKLKDMKRKEVYLPLVLFGLMALVSIGVTS, encoded by the coding sequence ATGGTAAAAGCCGCCTTAAGAAAATGGTGGGTGTTTGGTTTGTTTGCAGTTTTGCTATCGGTTTTTTTCTATAAAGTTTGGCTTAAAGATTTGGTGCCATTTCCGGGAGATTTGCTGGTGGGAGCATATTACCCTTGGCTTGAGTACAAATGGGGTTATGAGGTCGGAGTACCAATAAAAAACCAGCTGATTAGTGATGTTTTTTCCCAGGTATATATCTGGAAGGATCTGGCCTTTGAGTCCTTTAAGAACGGTCAATGGCCATTGTGGAATCCGTATGTATATTCTGGCTATCCGTTGCTGGCGAGTTTTTCCGGAGGTGTTCTATACCCACTTAATATGTTGTTACTTCTTGGGGTTGACGGCTGGAGCATGATGGTGATTATGCAGGTGTTGGGATCACTGGCGGGAATGTACTGGTTTTTGCGACTAAGAAAGTTGGAGAGGATATCGGCAGTAATAGGGGCAGTAGCTTATGCATTCTCAGCTGCAATGATAATAAGACTGGAATGGAACACGGCCGGACAGGTAATGTGGTGGTTGGCTGTTAACATGGCTTTGATCGAGTATTACTTTGAAAAATCAAAGAGAGCTGCAGTATTGATACCACCTGTCATCTTTATGCTGATAACAGCCGGGCATTTTCAAACTATGTTTTATGGTCTGGTACTGATACTTGGTTACACAATCTTTAAATGGATCGGTAAAGAGAGAAAGTCGGGAGTGGCTTTAATTGTTGCTATGGGTTTGGGTTTGTTGATTAGCTCGTTACAGATATTACCAACAATGGTAATGATGAGTAAATCGGTCAGAATGGCTGAGTCAGCAATCGCCAGAGACAATTATGGATTATTACCTTGGGGAAATCTAATCACCCTGTGGGCGCCTGATTTCTTTGGTAATCCGACAACCATTAACTACTGGGGTGTAATAAATTACAACGAAACCATTTTTTATCCAAGCCTAATAGGGTTAGTAGCTCTATTATGGGGACTGTTTAATTGGAGGAAGATAAGGAAAGAAAATAGATTTTTTCTGATAGTTGCTTGTGTAGCCGTGTTTATGGCTTTTGATAATCCGTTGGGTAGATTGGTTTATGATCTTAAAGTTCCTTTTTTGTCGACTGGATATGCAGCTAGAGTACTGGTGATACTTGTCTTTGCATGTTCTGTGTTGATTGGAGCTTGGTTGGAAAAATTAAAAGATATGAAGCGGAAAGAGGTGTATTTACCTCTAGTTTTATTCGGCCTGATGGCGCTAGTCTCTATTGGAGTAACCAGTTGA
- a CDS encoding transglutaminase-like domain-containing protein — translation MMESGEQTKITGEIERVVEENKFGNDVESVLEILEWIKGNIRSERKPEVFRRRTAAEIVGNGWATGCTDFTLVFLVLARAAGIKAWYVEMLSREWLEKGGDPIVGHVIAEIEIKGKRYYVDAANLNIGLRHTSGMVIVDKGLDSWDIGIRNRQDMRKKFDGFRDGIGRDVTR, via the coding sequence ATGATGGAAAGCGGTGAACAGACGAAGATAACTGGGGAGATAGAAAGAGTAGTGGAGGAAAATAAGTTTGGGAATGACGTGGAATCAGTTTTGGAAATTTTGGAATGGATTAAGGGCAACATACGATCAGAGAGGAAGCCTGAGGTATTTAGGCGCAGAACGGCGGCAGAGATTGTAGGCAATGGCTGGGCAACAGGTTGTACGGATTTTACACTGGTGTTTTTAGTATTGGCGAGAGCGGCGGGGATAAAAGCCTGGTATGTGGAGATGTTAAGTCGGGAATGGCTGGAAAAAGGTGGTGATCCAATTGTTGGACATGTGATTGCCGAGATTGAGATAAAGGGGAAAAGATACTATGTTGATGCAGCCAACCTAAACATTGGTTTGAGACACACTTCGGGCATGGTTATTGTTGACAAAGGACTGGATTCCTGGGATATCGGAATACGAAACAGACAAGACATGAGAAAAAAGTTTGATGGATTTCGAGATGGAATAGGGAGGGATGTCACAAGATAG